The genomic stretch GATCGAACACGAAGCATACCAAAAAGGTTATGACGCTGGCCGTGAAGTTGGATTCAAAAAAGGCCAAGGGGAAGTGAGACGACTCATTGACCGATTAGGAACTATCATTGGTAAGGCGATCGACATCCGCGAAGAAATGATTGCGGCATCAGAAAAACAAATGGTCGAAATGATTCTTGTCATTGCAAGAAAAGTAATCAAAGACGAAATCATTGAGCGTAAAGAAATTGTACTCAATAATATCCGTGAAGCAATGAAACGAATTAAAGATCGTGACCGTATCGACATCCGTGTGAACTTTGCTGACTTGGAACTGACTACTGCTCACAAAGACGAACTCATCAAACTGATGGAATCACTCAGAAAAGTAAACATTTACGAAGATTCACGTGTAGATCGTGGTGGAGTGATCATCGAAACAGATGTGGGAGCAATCGACGCAAGGATTTCTACTCAGCTCAAAGAAATCGAAGAGGCAATTCGAAACGTAGAACCGATATGATTTCGAAAACCCGTATCTACCAACTCGTATTCGGGTTCTCATTCGTTCTTTTTCCAACTGTTTTTAGTTTGGCGGCGGAACCATGCGGAACCATGATCACTTCCTTCGAAAAACCGGTTGTTTTAAAAACTGACTGGTTATTTCGCAAAGGAGATAACTTAGATTGGAGAGATGAAACTGTAGAAGAATCTTTCTGGGTCAAACGTTCTGTTCCTGATTATGGAATTTCAAAAACAGAAAATCTAACAGGCTATCACTGGTATCGTTGTTCCTTTTTTTTACCAGACAATTACACAACCCCAGTGGAACCAATTGCCATCCAATTGGGTCGCATCCGAGACATCGATGAGTTTTATTTAAATGGAACTCTAATTGATAAAACAGGAACCGTTCTTCCCAAACTAGAAGTTGACTTTCAAAAAATTAGAATATACTCTCTGCCAACCCATCTTCTCAAACCGGGCCTCAACATTATGGCGATCCGTATCTATGCGGCAACAAACCTGAATGGACTGAAAGAAGCTCCGACAATCGCAAAAGAACGTCTGTTACGTGAAACTGTCTTTTCGAAAGAAGCGTTTGCCATGGTATGTGGTTATGTATTTATCTTTATGGGAATCTACTTTTTAGTAGGTTCCATTGTCCGCGGGAGAGCTGGTGAAAACTTTTTCTTTGCCTTATTTTCCATTTTCATGGGGATATATGTTTTAATCCGGACCCAACACAGAGATATTTTATTTGATAGTTTTACTTGGTCTTATGTTGCGGAACTATTAGTTCTCATTTGCCTTCCTGTATTTTTTATCAACTTTATGCACCAATATTTAAAAATGAAACGTAACATAGTTTTATTGGTGTATGAAGTATTTTTATTTGCATTATTCGTAATTACACTTTTTTTTAGAACTCCTAAAACTTGGATTTTGGTCATTGCACTTTTCAATTATGTTTTGCCAGTGGCAATGGGTCTTGTGATTTATTTGTTTGTAAAGAATGGAAAAGCAAACATAGCAAAGGTAAAATACATCCTCATCGGAATTGCATGTATATTACCTACAATTTTAATCGATAGTCTCTCGGCTTTAGAAATCATTTCTATGCCTGGAACTTTGTATTTAGGATTTTTGATCTTTTTGGTAATGATATCCATCCAACTTTCCAACGACATTGTTTTAGGATTAGAGAACTTTATCGAACAAGAAAAAGAACTCATCCAAATGGAAAGAGTCAAAACTGGTTTTTTAATTAATTTATCCTCTGAATTCAAATCGGGAATGGAAAAAATCAAAAAAGCCATCGACAATATCTCCACAAGTCACGGCAAAACTGCTTTAAAAGAACAAACAAAAGTTTCCCCAAAACAAGCTGCAAAAAAGAAAACTAAAAGCAAAACAGGATCAAAACAAGAAATTGATCCAATCAAACAGGCTGAAGACCATATTGCTTACATGAGTTATATGGTAGAAGAAGCAATGCTTCTCAGAAAATTAGAGGAAAAAACATACATTCCTTTTTATGAAACATTTTCAGTCACAGAATTAATTAGGAACTGCGTATCTAGCGTTGAAAACCATCTAGAACAATATAGAAAAACTACATCTATCGAAGTAAAACCAAATGATTTAGAGATATATTTTCCAAAGGAATTGTTATTTTGCATATTGAGAAACCTCGTAGAAAATGCATACCAATACACCGATCAAAAAACAGACATTAGTATTGAATTTTTCAATCGCGATGGTTACCACCAATTGATCGTTATGGATGAAGGTATGGGCCTTAGCCAATTGGAAATGGAAACCATATTTCAAAAATTTGTTCGCGGTTATCGCGATAAAAAAAATGAAATTCCCGGCGCAGGGATTGGTTTAACTCTCGTAGAAGCCACAACAAAATTTCTAAGTGGAACCGTAAGTTTAAAGTCAAGCGAAGGAATGGGAGCCAAATTCACAATTCGGATTCCGGAGAAACCTAAAAAATGAAATCTTCAATTTTATATAGAATTTTTATTCTAAGTTTCTTTTTATTTGTTTCAAACTGCGCACGTTTCACAGACGAAAACACCGTTGTACTAAGATTAGATGGTGATGATTGGGGAATTTATTTTAACGACAACCCCGATATCCTTAACAATGAATTTAACGCCAACAATTTAGATATCACAACTGTTCCTAGCAATTTCCGCAATATAAACAAAAGTTATCGCGGTTCCATTTGGGTTAGAAAAAACTTTGAAATCACAACAGAACAGCACCAAAAATCTTTAGCCCTACAACTTGGGAAAATCTACCAATCGGATGAAGTCTTTATTAATGGTGTTCTAATTGGTAAAAATAATTCCGCATTCGGAAAAGATCCGGATGAATTTGCTTTTGGCAGACCAAGAATTTATCCGATTCCCCATGACTTATTGTTAGAAGGTGAGAATGTTCTCATTGTAAAAATTAACTCTTCTCTTTCTACTTCAGCCGGAATCATTACTGGTCCAATTCGTATCGTTACCTATGAAGAAGCGCTAAATGGCAACTTATATGATTCGCTTGTAGAATTGATTTTTGTTGGATTTTATCTGTTTATAGCATTATTTTTCTTTATAAACTTCTTCAATCTTCGAGACAAAAAAGAATACCTTAGTTTCAGTATTCTAGCGCTAATTTTCTCCGGTTATGAGTTATCAAAAAACGAAGTTCGATTCT from Leptospira bourretii encodes the following:
- the fliH gene encoding flagellar assembly protein FliH — encoded protein: MAKLVFKPIQIADLQEEVEIQLPDKYKKFHKTDEQEDFEIDQEGNIIEQYQGPSIEEIEAELQRYRQETEEQVRQLLEDAKKQAKSIEEEGRTKAFQMVQDSKEKIKLEEDSGRAKAEQILDRAKMEVERMIKEAEMKQAEIEHEAYQKGYDAGREVGFKKGQGEVRRLIDRLGTIIGKAIDIREEMIAASEKQMVEMILVIARKVIKDEIIERKEIVLNNIREAMKRIKDRDRIDIRVNFADLELTTAHKDELIKLMESLRKVNIYEDSRVDRGGVIIETDVGAIDARISTQLKEIEEAIRNVEPI
- a CDS encoding sensor histidine kinase, which encodes MISKTRIYQLVFGFSFVLFPTVFSLAAEPCGTMITSFEKPVVLKTDWLFRKGDNLDWRDETVEESFWVKRSVPDYGISKTENLTGYHWYRCSFFLPDNYTTPVEPIAIQLGRIRDIDEFYLNGTLIDKTGTVLPKLEVDFQKIRIYSLPTHLLKPGLNIMAIRIYAATNLNGLKEAPTIAKERLLRETVFSKEAFAMVCGYVFIFMGIYFLVGSIVRGRAGENFFFALFSIFMGIYVLIRTQHRDILFDSFTWSYVAELLVLICLPVFFINFMHQYLKMKRNIVLLVYEVFLFALFVITLFFRTPKTWILVIALFNYVLPVAMGLVIYLFVKNGKANIAKVKYILIGIACILPTILIDSLSALEIISMPGTLYLGFLIFLVMISIQLSNDIVLGLENFIEQEKELIQMERVKTGFLINLSSEFKSGMEKIKKAIDNISTSHGKTALKEQTKVSPKQAAKKKTKSKTGSKQEIDPIKQAEDHIAYMSYMVEEAMLLRKLEEKTYIPFYETFSVTELIRNCVSSVENHLEQYRKTTSIEVKPNDLEIYFPKELLFCILRNLVENAYQYTDQKTDISIEFFNRDGYHQLIVMDEGMGLSQLEMETIFQKFVRGYRDKKNEIPGAGIGLTLVEATTKFLSGTVSLKSSEGMGAKFTIRIPEKPKK